Proteins co-encoded in one Candidatus Methylomirabilota bacterium genomic window:
- a CDS encoding urate hydroxylase PuuD yields MALLTGEGWLFLLRWIHFLAGITWIGLLYYFNFVQTPFFAETEPAVRSGAVQKLVPRALWWFRWGAMITFLSGWLIILHRLGQGGFFVAPYGWAILLGGLLGSLMWANVWFVIWPNQQIVIQNAIDTAAGRPANPAAAPAGARAGLASRTNTLFSIPMLFYMGAASHLQGLPVPRSGAAFWIVALIIMAAVEVNALIAQPNTTTTKPLATVSGTLWAGFILSAIFYIWFEIMR; encoded by the coding sequence ATGGCGCTGCTGACGGGCGAAGGGTGGCTGTTCCTCCTGCGGTGGATCCACTTCCTGGCCGGCATCACCTGGATCGGACTGCTCTACTACTTCAACTTCGTCCAGACGCCGTTCTTCGCGGAGACCGAGCCGGCCGTCCGGAGCGGCGCGGTTCAAAAGCTCGTCCCGCGCGCGCTCTGGTGGTTCCGCTGGGGCGCGATGATCACGTTTCTCTCCGGCTGGCTCATCATCCTGCACCGCCTCGGTCAGGGCGGCTTCTTCGTGGCCCCCTACGGGTGGGCGATCCTGCTGGGCGGGCTCCTGGGCTCCCTGATGTGGGCCAACGTGTGGTTCGTGATCTGGCCCAATCAGCAGATCGTGATCCAGAACGCGATCGACACCGCGGCGGGCCGGCCCGCCAACCCGGCCGCCGCCCCGGCCGGGGCCCGGGCCGGGCTGGCGTCGCGGACCAACACGCTGTTCTCCATCCCCATGCTCTTCTACATGGGCGCGGCCAGCCACCTGCAGGGACTGCCGGTGCCGCGCTCCGGCGCCGCCTTCTGGATCGTGGCCCTCATCATCATGGCCGCGGTCGAGGTCAACGCCCTCATCGCTCAGCCGAACACGACGACCACGAAGCCCCTGGCGACGGTCTCGGGCACCCTGTGGGCAGGCTTC
- a CDS encoding BON domain-containing protein — translation MRYALRTVSVMALLVFVLAGCQSLTGKTASETVDDASITAAVKTKLAGEKVSTLTKIDVDTNKGTVYLNGNVDTAAMKMRAAELARQVKGVREVVNNLKVSGG, via the coding sequence ATGCGCTACGCACTCCGCACGGTGTCGGTGATGGCGCTCCTCGTCTTCGTGCTGGCGGGCTGTCAGAGCCTGACCGGCAAGACGGCGAGCGAGACCGTCGACGACGCCTCGATCACTGCAGCCGTCAAGACGAAGCTCGCCGGGGAGAAGGTGTCGACCCTGACGAAGATCGACGTAGACACCAACAAGGGCACCGTCTACCTGAATGGCAACGTGGACACCGCCGCCATGAAGATGCGCGCCGCCGAGCTTGCGCGGCAGGTGAAGGGTGTCCGTGAGGTCGTCAACAACCTGAAGGTCTCGGGCGGCTAA